The following are from one region of the Salvelinus alpinus chromosome 16, SLU_Salpinus.1, whole genome shotgun sequence genome:
- the kif14 gene encoding kinesin-like protein KIF14 yields MSLYSIPAKKHTAFYDNVLTSRVPDTKDQKAAQGMIKGDDTKLLTLDKTKEINTTYLNSALSKTGGQRNGTPGRGRLQRKTGTNGEKVMSENTMEITQNTTPVPEKRLTLQRRTRTGSIDKSASNDTSKATESSRQHWVSGTDSHHSKVLSESNPRTPVSAVVLRSFSLRDSSSRSKSREAVHLLNTPAKGVKLFAPKQPAAPSKVDVKKTEDHTRTVSTPTKKTPFEKITAKKDAFERLAGKEIPKVVSVKTVGLERPKTHAQVTVEAAKPVATPHTNKFLVSSQRANVTSNLPGQVRKYSIHSDLTMARSSTPAPTFSTELLLPPSATLKPEQDTLKMENSAVTVAVRMRPFNTREKTEKALQVIFMDNQETLVQHPDTKQSYSFTHDFSFCSVDKSDPGFASQQTVYEKLAKPLLERAFEGFNTCLFAYGQTGSGKSYTMMGVGEEAGVTPRFCEELFSRLSVVDNPEVTCHLEMSYFEVYNEKIHDLLIARDEQNQKRWPLRVREHPVNGPYVAELTTNVVSSYADIQGWLELGNKQRATAATGMNDKSSRSHSVFTLVMTQTKTEFVEGEEHDHRITSRINLVDLAGSERCSAAQTSGDRLREGASINKSLLTLGKVISALSEQAQTKRKVFTPYRDSVLTWLLKESLGGNSKTAMIATLSPAGSNVEESLSTLRYAKQARMIINVAKVNEDTNAKLIRELKAEVEKLRAAQMSSQGIEPEKINLFQQEILALKSQLTQQEREMAEAHRAWREKLEQAEKRKREETKELQKAGITFKVDNRLPNLVNLNEDPQLSEMLLYMIKEGQTKVGQHKSESTHDIQLSGALIADHHCVISNVNGEISIIPMENAKTFVNGNLVSETTVLHHGDRVILGGDHYFRFNHPAEVQSGKRVSCWTGDGDGHKDFEFAKNELLSAQRAQLEEEIEEARLKAKEEMMQGIQVAKEMAQKELSDQKTQYENRIKALERELEEESERKRCQEMDQQRVVSKMEELQDAKVELEQEVDTHKTRLRLHMEAQATRQAMADHGVRQAKVVEALEAEKRKIGKDLEEMQRKVAQKGSQTLKNVPPQWDAMKLSLMIEEANKISGKLMKNTVFSRHEGSGKEGRGGKVELQVQVQNTKLGISTFWTLEKFQSNLAAMRELDQGDSSACKDDDVFYDPNDEWEQDISASSTASSFSRRRSRSLLKSRRISGRLYEIRVHPIQSLLNSNTSQSSGLMGVAKPPSLHPSSLGSTLPGICKHLIGQMVGQLRWCHSYEESMADRLSSDLYCVYTAVMTISGLYDGLDDDCQESVFVLEAEAPTQLVKATSAIERAVFITMQWVASVKPRAGPPYTVAEELKTQVKRMGGYFQLLIQGCDSEISSMVTEAHRKSGQCLDAALLVISHLAALTATQLHLTELGSEATGKRSVALSLLEGTCKGVHSLLEEGLTISNEMLRDAQLAYPRTPVLQSLKSKMLDLSCALQSYIHCHMTDREEGSKKGAEDPDPSQLHRVRNTAAMLFQLNQAIRQLHAALSLALRGKSSDSSLGTCREAVSSSSKTIDKVINGLPRGGTGLATTSSSLQLPCLETVMAARDELHSALQSLSTAFNTQGLEEKSGSSGSEKSTRERGQGKEGTLVASDMGRNRGAPKLVSLSSGLSSSNDEAHWV; encoded by the exons ATGTCTTTATATTCGATACCAGCGAAGAAGCACACTGCTTTTTATGACAATGTCTTGACATCAAGGGTTCCTGACACGAAAGACCAAAAAGCTGCGCAAGGAATGATCAAAGGGGACGATACGAAATTATTGACATTGGATAAAACCAAGGAGATAAACACAACCTATTTGAACTCTGCGCTGTCAAAAACCGGAGGCCAGAGGAATGGAACCCCCGGTCGAGGGCGTCTACAGAGGAAAACGGGTACGAACGGCGAAAAAGTGATGAGTGAAAATACAATGGAAATCACTCAGAATACGACACCGGTACCCGAGAAAAGACTCACGTTGCAACGCAGAACCAGGACAGGTTCAATTGACAAAAGCGCAAGTAATGACACCAGCAAAGCAACAGAGAGCTCGAGACAACACTGGGTCAGCGGTACCGACTCTCATCATTCCAAAGTTCTCTCTGAATCAAACCCTCGAACGCCTGTTAGTGCAGTTGTATTGCGGTCATTCAGTCTGAGGGACAGCTCATCTAGAAGTAAATCAAGAGAAGCTGTTCATCTTTTAAACACTCCAGCTAAAGGAGTCAAACTATTTGCACCAAAACAGCCAGCAGCCCCGAGTAAAGTAGATGTGAAAAAAACAGAGGATCATACCAGAACTGTTTCAACACCCACAAAAAAGACTCCATTCGAGAAAATCACAGCAAAGAAGGATGCCTTTGAGAGGTTGGCTGGGAAAGAGATCCCAAAAGTGGTGTCAGTAAAAACGGTAGGCCTAGAGAGGCCGAAGACGCACGCACAGGTGACTGTGGAAGCTGCGAAGCCTGTTGCAACTCCCCATACTAACAAGTTTCTGGTCAGTAGTCAAAGAGCAAACGTGACCTCCAACTTGCCAGGGCAGGTGAGAAAGTACTCAATCCATAGTGACCTGACCATGGCTAGGTCCTCGACTCCTGCGCCTACCTTCTCCACCGAGCTTTTGCTCCCACCCAGTGCGACGCTAAAGCCCGAACAGGATACCCTGAAAATGGAGAACAGTGCTGTGACAGTTGCGGTCAGAATGAGGCCATTCAACACCAG GGAGAAGACTGAGAAAGCATTGCAGGTGATCTTCATGGATAACCAGGAGACTCTTGTCCAACATCCAGACACCAAGCAGAGCTACTCCTTCACGCATGACTTCTCCTTCTGTTCCGTCGACAAAAGCGACCCCGGCTTTGCCAGCCAGCAGACAGTGTATGAAAAACTAGCAAAGCCACTTCTGGAGAGGGCCTTTGAGGGCTTCAACACCTGTCTGTTTGCATATGGCCAAACTGGATCTGGGAAGTCTTACAC TATGATGGGTGTTGGGGAAGAGGCAGGTGTAACACCAAGATTCTGCGAGGAGCTCTTCTCTAGGCTGTCTGTGGTTGATAATCCGGAG GTGACATGTCATCTGGAGATGAGCTACTTTGAGGTGTACAATGAGAAAATCCATGACCTGCTCATTGCCAGGGATGAACAAAACCAAAAGAGGTGGCCT TTAAGGGTGAGGGAACATCCAGTCAACGGGCCTTACGTTGCTGAGCTGACAAC GAACGTGGTGAGCTCCTATGCGGACATTCAG GGTTGGCTGGAGCTTGGGAACAAGCAGCGAGCCACTGCAGCCACGGGGATGAACGACAAGAGCTCCCGATCCCACTCCGTATTTACTCTGGTTATGACCCAGACCAAG ACTGAGTTTGTGGAGGGGGAAGAACATGACCACAGGATCACCAGCAGGATCAACCTGGTGGACTTGGCTGGCAGCGAGCGCTGCTCCGCAGCCCAGACCAGCGGAGACCGCCTCAGG GAGGGTGCCAGCATCAACAAGTCGCTGCTGACCCTGGGGAAGGTGATCTCTGCCTTGTCAGAGCAGGCCCAGACCAAGAGGAAGGTCTTCACCCCCTACAGGGACTCTGTGCTCACATG GCTGCTGAAGGAGAGCCTGGGTGGAAACTCCAAGACGGCCATGATCGCCACCCTGAGCCCGGCGGGCAGCAACGTGGAGGAGAGCCTGAGCACGCTGCGGTACGCCAAGCAGGCCCGCATGATCATCAACGTGGCCAAGGTCAACGAGGACACCAACGCCAAGCTCATAAGAG AGCTGAAAGCTGAGGTGGAGAAGCTGCGGGCTGCTCAAATGAGCTCTCAGGGCATCGAGCCGGAGAAAATTAACCTCTTCCAGCAGGAGATCTTAGCTCTGAAGAGCCAGCTAACCcagcaggagagggagatggcCGAGGCCCACAG AGCGTGGAGAGAAAAGCTGGAGCAGGCAGAGAAACGCAAACGTGAGGAAACCAAAGAATTACAG aaAGCAGGCATCACGTTTAAGGTGGACAACCGGCTGCCCAACCTGGTAAACCTGAACGAGGACCCGCAGCTGTCGGAGATGCTGTTATACATGATTAAGGAGGGACAGACCAAGGTCGGCCAGCACAAGTCAGAGTCCACCCACGACATCCAGCTGTCTGGGGCCCTTATCGCAGACCACCACTG TGTCATTTCCAATGTGAATGGCGAAATCAGCATCATCCCCATGGAAAACGCCAAGACCTTTGTCAACGGGAACCTGGTATCTGAGACCACTGTCCTGCATCAT GGTGACAGGGTGATCCTGGGCGGGGACCATTACTTCCGCTTCAACCACCCGGCAGAGGTGCAGTCTGGGAAACGCGTGTCATGCTGGACGGGCGACGGCGATGGCCATAAggactttgagtttgccaaaaatgAGCTGCTCTCCGCGCAAAGAGCGCA ACTGGAAGAGGAGATTGAGGAGGCCAGGCTGAAGGCCAAAGAGGAGATGATGCAGGGGATCCAGGTGGCCAAAGAGATGGCCCAGAAGGAGCTGTCGGACCAGAAGACTCAGTATGAGAACAGGATCAAAGCCCTGGAGAGAGAACTG GAGGAGGAGAGCGAAAGGAAGCGGTGTCAAGAGATGGACCAGCAGCGGGTGGTCTCCAAGATGGAGGAGCTGCAGGATGCCAAGGTGGAGCTGGAGCAGGAAGTGGACACGCACAAGACACGTCTCCGCCTCCACATGGAGGCCCAGGCCACACGGCAGGCCATGGCCGATCACGGTGTCCGACAGGCCAAGGTGGTGGAGGCCCTCGAGGCAGAGAAGAGGAAGATCGGCAAAGACCTTGAGGAGATGCAAAGGAAAGTGGCGCAGAAAGGAAGCCAGACTCTGAAAAATG TCCCTCCACAGTGGGACGCCATGAAGTTGTCTCTGATGATCGAGGAAGCCAACAAGATCAGTGGCAAACTCATGAAGAACACAGTTTTCAGCAG ACACGAGGGGTCTGGGAAGGAGGGCAGAGGGGGAAAGGTAGAGCTGCAGGTCCAGGTGCAGAACACCAAACTGGGCATCTCCACCTTCTGGACTCTGGAGAAATTCCAGAGCAACCTGGCCGCCATGAGGGAACTCGACCAG GGGGACAGCAGCGCCTGTAAAGATGACGATGTGTTTTACGACCCCAATGATGAGTGGGAGCAAGATATATCGGCTTCCTCAACCGCCTCCTCCTTCTCACGCAGAAG GAGCAGAAGCCTGTTGAAGAGCAGGAGGATTTCAGGGCGTCTCTACGAAATCCGAGTGCACCCTATTCAAAGCCTTCTTAACAGTAACACCTCACAGTCctctg GTCTGATGGGTGTGGCCAAACCGCCCTCGCTGCACCCCAGCTCATTAGGTTCCACCCTGCCGGGGATCTGCAAACATTTGATTGGCCAGATGGTGGGCCAGCTGCGCTGGTGTCACAGCTACGAGGAGAGCATGGCAGACAGGCTGAGCTCTGACCTCTACTGTGTGTACACAGCCGTGATGACCATCTCCGGCCTGTACGATGGCCTGGACGATGACTGTCAGGAGAGTG TGTTTGTGTTAGAGGCTGAGGCTCCGACACAGCTGGTGAAGGCCACCTCGGCCATCGAGAGAGCTGTGTTTATCACCATGCAGTGGGTGGCCAGCGTCAAGCCCAGAGCCGGACCCCCCTACACCGTCGCAGAGGAGCTCAAGACCCAAGTCAAGAGAATGGGTGGTTACTTTCAGCTTCTCATCCAG GGCTGTGACTCTGAGATCTCGTCCATGGTGACCGAGGCCCACAGGAAGAGTGGTCAGTGTCTGGACGCGGCACTGCTGGTCATCAGCCACCTGGCCGCGCTTACCGCCACCCAGCTCCATTTGACCGAGCTGGGCTCTGAGGCCACAGGCAAG CGGTCTGTGGCCCTGTCTCTTTTGGAGGGGACTTGTAAAGGGGTGCACTCTCTCCTGGAAGAGGGTCTGACAATCTCCAACGAGATGCTGAGAGATGCGCAGCTGGCCTATCCCAGGACTCCG GTTTTGCAGAGCCTCAAGTCGAAGATGCTGGACCTGTCCTGTGCTCTCCAGAGCTACATCCACTGCCACATGACG gATAGGGAAGAAGGCTCCAAGAAGGGAGCTGAGGACCCTGATCCCTCACAGCTCCACAGAGTGAGGAACACCGCAGCCATGCTGTTCCAGCTCAACCAGGCAATCAGGCAGCTTcacgctgctctctctctcgccctccgaG GTAAAAGCAGTGACTCCAGCCTCGGTACCTGCCGAGaggctgtctcctcctcctccaagaCCATCGACAAAGTCATTAACGGCCTCCCCAGGGGCGGCACAGGGCTGGCCACCACATCATCTAGCCTACAGCTGCCCTGCCTGGAGACTGTCATGGCAGCCCGGGACGAGCTCCACTCTGCCCTGCAGTCCCTGAGTACCGCCTTCAACACGCAGGGCCTTGAAGAGAAGAGTGGGTCTTCTGGCTCAGAGAAGAGCACACGGGAAAGGGGTCAGGGGAAGGAGGGGACTCTGGTTGCTTCCGACATGGGAAGGAACAGAGGAGCCCCTAagcttgtttctctctcttcaggATTGTCTTCATCTAATGACGAAGCACATTGGGTTTGA
- the LOC139540680 gene encoding probable ATP-dependent RNA helicase DDX59 encodes MGLNTVAIHSDKTQWERNRILKLGRAGRLGHRGTAFTLVNNINKCLFLKVVNWVKPTGSQLPPPPPPPSSSTRLTSTSSRGRRSRKPRKVERMMSLVTKTNLLDIIWKHNRRLKR; translated from the exons ATGGGCCTCAACACGGTGGCCATCCACTCCGACAAGACCCAGTGGGAACGCAACCGCATCCTCAAG CTGGGCAGAGCAGGCAGACTGGGCCACCGGGGCACTGCCTTCACATTggtcaacaacatcaacaagTGTCTGTTCCTGAAGGTGGTAAACTGGGTGAAGCCCACAGGCTcccagctgcccccccccccccccccccccagctcctcAACTCGCCTCACCTCCACGAGCAGCAGAGGAAGGAGAAGCAGAAAGCCACGTAAAGTAGAGAGGATGATGTCGTTGGTCACCAAGACCAACCTCCTCGACATCATCTGGAAACACAACAGGAGATTAAAAAGATAG